The Carassius carassius chromosome 5, fCarCar2.1, whole genome shotgun sequence DNA window TAGCTAAAGTGTAAATTCATTGTAATTTTCTTCATAATAATATGCCTTATTTAATGAATAGTTaatatgaggaaaaaaaagatctGAAATATTAACTGTAGCTCTGATGAATTTAGGAGAAGACATTAAGCATCAACCTGAAATTTCAATGTTAGGCACtttttatacactttttttagTTATGAAAAGGGATTAGATTTGTCTCTGTCAAAGTATTGAGTATGAGGGTTGACTCTTAAGGTCATTTTGGTCTCTCTCAACTCCTGCTCAGCTCTTTCCAGCCGTCTTTCTTTTTCGATGTAAGCCTTAATCAACATATCCTGAAGCTCCTGCTCATTGTTCACGTTCATCTCTGAAGAAAAAAACGTTATGTTTACAGTCATGTATTAATATTCAATTGTTCCTGTATCGGCTAGAATCATCTGTTCTTGGGTATAACCTTTCATGAACATTATTTCTAATTACACTCACCAGCCATTAGAGCAGATTTATCCATTTTGTTTGTCTCCTCTTCAATCCATATTTTGTCAAGCTGTAAGGTGAAGAGTTATACAAACTAGCTTTGAAAACAAGGTAACTCATTTCTACAtttcatttttgttcttttttgagACTAAGACATaatattaacttaatatttttaataatatttttatttaacaaattaaaatgtattatgttaattctattgttttattaatgtcaCGTTTAAGCCATATAAAATGATATTCTTGACATATAATGTCAAGAATATACTGATAACGATAACTATATCAGACAGCATTCACTAATATATATTCCAGTCAAACCACATTTGAAGGAGCAGTGTGGTCATTTCAAATGAATTAACATCGAGGCTTTCTTACCTCAAACAGCATTAGCTGAATAGTTTGGCCTTGAAATGTTGGTGACTGACTCACAGGTTGGACTTCAGTTTTTATTCTCACTAAGAAGATGATAACTCAAGCGTGAATAGGTTTGTGTAAAATCTGTTTTTAGATACCTCAACTAATAACTACCCAACTACACTAAGTAATTTAGTATTGGGCTAAATTACCCAATTAATTAAAACTGGATCCCAACAAGTGGTTTCAGTTTACTTCATTCTGACAAAAAAATGTTAATTCGCACTCTGGTTTGATAGTATGGACTCACCTCCTATTGTAATCTGTTTTGTTGTGTCTCTACAGATGACCTGACAATAGTAATCACCAACATCTGAGACACTGAAGCTTTTCAGATGCAAGGACACATTTCCTCTCCCCAATTCATAAGTGTCAAGATTTGCTCTGTCTTTGTAGCTCCTCCCCTTAATGACGTGTCCATTCTTGTAGATGCAAACACAGTCTGTCTCCTTAAACCATTTGATATACATGGCAATGGCACAGACTTCAGGAGACAAGTGACAAGGAACAATGATTTCAGACCCAACAGAAATCTTTGCTTCTTGAGCTGTTTGAGGAATAGCCAGCTGGAAATTATCtgaggaaaagagagaaatattcatcacacacaaaaaaaaaacatgagtaaAACTAAGTGaaaattatttaagaaaaattaccGTTGCTTGGGACACTCATGCTGTAACTCTAATTTAGATGAAAAACAGTGTTTTCACCAAAAAACAGGAAATTTTACAACATTGTTAGTTTGTAGCATTGAAACATTGTGGATTGAATATTGATGAATAATTAATTGATATATACTCCATTTATTAATGAGTGAATGCTGTGATGAAAACTTATAACAATAGTGTGAATGATTGTATGGACATACCGCTTTATCTGAATTACTGCGCTGTGAACTGTGCCTTGGTAATTCTATGATGAAGGggaagaaacatgaaaaaaagaagaaaaatacacCACACAGACTATTGAGTTGCATTTCATGTACATTTTATGGAGGTACAAATTGTAATTATGCCAAGTCGGACATTTACAAGTGTGAAAATTTAAAGTTTAACTTACCATTTGCTGCCTGTCTTCTCTGTTTAGCATAAGATGTAAACGATACAAAGAAAGAGTTTTATTATTTCACACTGTCTGGCCTGTATTCACAactatatttaaaacagaatATTCAGTAACAATACAGGTATTCGAGCTTacaaaattaaagggttagttcaccaaaaaatgcaaattagtccataaattactcaccctcaagtcattttaggtgtatatgactttcttctttcagatgaatccagtctttGATCCTTTCAAGCTGTTTATtggcactcagcaggtgttgcatgcatcagtccaaaagaagtaaaataaaaagtgcccatccataaAATAACTGcgtcacatggctccagggggtgaaaaAAGGTCTCTTGTAGTAAatagatgcatttttgtaagaaaaatatccatacttaaaatgtaataatcactttaatctagcttgcaccAACAGTTATACACAGAAGTTGTTCCAGGAGCATGACGAATGAGGTCCGTGTTGTGCATGCGCTGGTGAGTCTCTTGAAAACCAATGCTTGTTAACAggaatgttcctgtagctcagtggtaAAGCATTGCATAAGAAGTGCAAAAGGTTAAGGGTTCAATTTTCAGGAAACGCACATActggtaaagaaaaaaatatatatattatatatatatatatatagagagagagagagagcctgaatgcattgtaagtcgctttagataaaagcgtctactaaatgtaggtgcaaagtttccttactttagctaAGGAAAacaagtctcctcttggcttatacgaaatcctccgacattcttctttacaaatcctcatctTGTAATTAGTGACCGTTTTTTTGATCTTTCCACTGCGTTTCCACTTGTGCACTTCTGAGTGTCCATACGCCATCCTCCCGGAGCTACTTCcgtgtacaacagtgagcgcaagctacattaaagtgattattaagttttgaatGTGGATATTTCTCTTacaaaaaatgcatcgattcactataggaggcctttgttcaccccaaggagtttttttttatttttatggatgagcgcttttatttaacttcttttggaatttttttttttaaataactcggACTGTATTcatttgaaagaagaaagtcatatacacctaggatgacttgagggtgagtaatttatgggctaatctTCCTTTATGGGTGAACTACCCTTTAAgtcataataatcataataatatgttATAGCAATTTCGTATTTTAAAGAGAAAGAGATATCTAAAGAAATATCAGAAGAGAGCTGATTAGTGCAGTTTGTCTTTTGATTCTTTCAAAACCAAATTCAAAAAGTCTAGTTTAACATTACTGAAATCACAAGATAATTTACTACTATTAATATTGTGAAGGAAGAGGTTATGTTCTCTTACCTCATGTAGCATTGATATAACTTGACTTGATGAAACATTTCGATCTTGGTATATTGGTGACTGACTCACAGTTTGGACACCAGGATTTATCCTCACTAAGGAGAAGAGGTGTCACTCATTACCTTTTGCAGAAGATGTATTCTTCGATACTTAACCTTATGGACCTTTGATGATTTCCAAAGTGCTTTTTctattaaaaatcttaaataattCTGATGATTACTGGTTGTGTTTTTCAGAGAATCATACTATTCATGTAGAATAGCTTTTCAAATGAATGTTCTAGTGAGAGGTTTTAAAAGTATATGAGTATGAATATGAGGTGTGGTAAGTTGTTATTATATACACTGTAACAAAGTAAACCTGTCTTACTTTAAGACCTATTGTTACCAAAGAGTTTTTTTAAGTGTGTGCAAACCATAAGACTCTTGATGATCAAAGCATGCATTACTTAACATATATTCTTCCAGAAACATTGTTCAACCTCAAAGCCCAATAAACACTACAATGAGAGGTACATAACTGATCTGAATCCAAAAAGGTATATCAGTCCAAGAGTCTTATCAAGGCGCAAATATCCCAATACCATCAATCAGAGTCCACAATAAAGAAATAgtccaaaaatatattataatcccCACAAAAAGGAAAGAGTAAAAGAGGACAAAAAAACTGGTTCAGTCTCTCCCACGTTCTCTTCTTAAGGATCTCTAGACCCCACCTGCAAGGCTCCAGGAAAAGGGAAAAATAATCCACAAATGATCCCCTTCCGAGAAAACATCCTTGTTCTTTGAGATTTAGGCCTCAATTCCTCAATCCAAGTACTCCTCCAAACACTGACCCGATATATCTTAAAGTCATGGCGCTGGCCCTTGTCAGAGCAAGCCGTTTTCCAGCACCTTTATTTGTCAGCCTCTCCAAGCTCCCTCTCTCACTCCATGTGCCATCACCccttaaaaaactaaacaaaatgacCACCCCTTTTCTTCCTACATCTGGGCCTTTTAGAATAAAAGTCCCTCATATTCCAACTCAATAGATCACCTTCCCCcattcataaaacaaataatatagacACATGTAAATAACCTTAACAAAACAATTATCATTGCATTATTAGAAATGTTTGAATTGATTTAAACATCTGAAATTGACATTATTCCTTTATTTTGTGGCGGTGTCACACCTTCAAAGAAGTGATACGGTGTGGCGGTGTACCACCTCCAAGTAGTGATACCATTTTTCAACTGCCCATACCACAGCCAGGCACTCCTTCTCTGATGTTGAATAATTTAATTCTGCTTCCCTTAGACATCTTGAGGCATAAGCTATAACAAATTCTTCAATGTCAATCTTTTGCATAAGTACGACTCCCAGCCCAGTAGCACTGGCATCAGTTTGTACTTGAAAGGGATGTCAGAGATCTGGTTGGGCCAGCACAGGGGCACTCTGAAAAGCATTTTTCAGCCTCGCCACACTCTGCTGGCATTCTTCGGTCCAGGCCCAGGCAACATTTTTTCTTTGCAAATGATACAAAGGAGCCGCAAGCTCAGCTAAATGCGGAATTAACTTATGGTACCATCCAATCAGGCCCAAGAACCTCTGTAATGAAGAAAGAGCACAAGGAATGGGATAGGTGGTAATAGCAGCTGTCTTTTCTGGATCCacctctaccccttttcctgaaACCACATGGCCTAAGAATCGTAGCTCAGTCTTGAGAAAATGGCATTTCTTTAAATTCAGATTTAAGTTTGCATTATGGAGTCTACAAAAGAATGTTTCAAGATCTTGCAGATGCTGCTGTTTAGATGGTGAGTACACAATGATATCATCAATGTACACAAAACATATACTGCCTCTCAACTCTCCCAATACTCTCTCCATAAGCCTCTGGAAAGTAGATCCTGCATTTTTAAGGCCGAAAGGCATAGTACAAAAATGATATAGGCCAAAGGGGGTAATAAATGCAGTGTTGTCCCGGCTACAGTTCTCCATTTCCACTTGTCAATATCCCGATTTCAAATCCAGAGTGCTAAAATATTGGGCTCCATGCATAGATTCTAGAATATCATGAATAAGAGGCATATGATATGCATCTTGAGGTGTTTTGGCATTTAAACGCCTATAATCAACACAAAATCGTAGGCTTTGATCAGGTTTAGGCACAAGCACAACTGGAGAAGCCCAAGAAGATTGTGAAGGCTCAATAACTCCATCTTGGAGCATCCTTTCAATCTCTTCTTGCATGACTTCCTTCTTTAGAGGTGAGACTCTATAAGCTCTGCACCTTGCTGGAAAAATATCTGTGGTTATGATCTGATGAGTGGCCACACTGGTTTTCCCCAACTTTTCGGAACAGAGATAAGGCCATGCCTGCAAAAGCTGTTGTATCCCCTCAGGATATTTATGCAGCACATCATCCTTGATTGATGACCCCAACCCAGTTAGTGGCTCAATCACTTCCGAATCAAGGGGTAAAGCCCCTTAGCTACCATTAGCTACCTTTTCCTTCTGCTGGCTCCATAATTGCCCTCCTAGTGGCTGGTGTAGAAAGAGAAACACTGCCATTCGTCCATTCACACCTAGTTCGTAACTATGTTCCCCCACCTGCAACTGTACTCCAGTTTGACTTAAGAAATCCAGACCCAAAATAAGGGGAAATGCAAGCTGTTGGTCCGACATCTCATAAGTATCAATCGTCCAAAACATTCCATGCCACTCATAAGTTACAAGTACTCTGCCTTCTGAGGTCTGCACCTTGCCATCAGCTAGCACAAAATTTTTATTGAAATTCTTCTTTATTTCACCTGGTTTTGCCAGCCTTTCCCAGACTTGTCTCCGCATTAAGGTAAATGTGGAGCCAGTATCTACGATAGCTTCCACTTGCATGCCATGAATTTTCAAAACCACTCTCAACAATAGGGGTGTGGTAAATTGGACTAGAGCCAGATGCTGAGTTTGTCCTGTCATAACTTTGGTGACATTAGTCTGACGGCCTGTCagatttttcttccctttttcacCGACTTTAAGCTGATTTACTTTGGCCCAATATTCTCCCTTGGAATTAAGGTCTCTTTCTACCATTGATCCAACTTTAACTAACTGCTCCACAGTATGCACAGCACCTCTTAAACTTCCTGCAAGAGAAGGGTTACAGTTATTCAGAATTCTTCGAACCACCTCTTCTTCCTGAAGGTCAGCTTTCCATTTCAAGCACAATGCCCTACAGACATAGGCAAAATCTCGAATGCATTGATCTGGACCCTGGATCATATCTTCAAGCTGTTCCTCCACCTCAATGAGGTAATCCGTGGGAAGGAATGTCCCCAAAAAAGCTCTTTTAAAAACTCAACCCAATTATGGATTTTGTTCCTTTCTGCCAGCCACCAACTCCTGGCAGGGCCAGTAAGAACCGCATTTAAAGTGGCAACCAGTTCGATGTCTGACAAGAGTCTGAGTGTCAAAAATTTTTCAAAATGCTCCACAAACTCCATTACATCACGTGTTTCTCTAATTTCTCCAAACTGAGGAAATTCTGAATTTATTGGCGGTTTAGCATAGGAAGCCGCTGGTACAGCTACAGTCATTCTCTCACTATTTGAACGGACCGTTCCAACTGAAAAACGGGCCTTGGGAGTGCTGGTTTTCATGATGCGGGCAACTACCTTTTCCCACTGCTCATCCTGCCTTCGAAGACACTTTATAACTCCTTGTTCAAGTTTAACCAAAGAACTTTGCATAAAATTTTCAATGTCTTCAAAACGTTGATTCATTGCATCTCTGCAAACAACTTCACGGTTCAATGCACTCTCATTAGATGTGCGTAGATTTTCTTTCAAGGTATTGATTACAGCACATAATGCCTGGACTGACTGAGCTAGACTTGATGTTTCAGAAGTCCTTCTTGCCATATCACTCACTACAGGAGTCACAACTGGTGGAGCATCATCCTCATTGTCTTCGGCTGGACTGTCAATATAAATTCCACTTAATAAGGAGTTTATCTCCACTAACGATTCTGGGTGTCGGTACGTGTCTCTAAATGGAGCAGGATCCACAGGAAGGGACTCCGCTACACCCACATTATCTACGGAAAGTACTTCACCCTCTGGATTAGAAGGATCAGTTTCCATTCTGAATATAAAACAATATGCCCTTAATGAAATAATACAGCTGAAAATCAATTTACATTTCACAAGATTTCCCCGTAATGGCCACCATCTGTAACAAATTAAACCTGTCTTACTTTAAGACCTATTGTTACCAAAGAGTTCTTTTTTGGGGGGTAATCTTGATATAAACTTTTTATTCACAATCAATTCAATAAAGGATGGGCAAACCATAAGACTCTTGATGATCAAAGCATGTATTACTTAACATGTATTCTTCCAGAAACATTGTTCAACCTCACAGCCCAATAAACACTACAATGAGAGGTACATAACTGATCTGAATCCAAAAAGGCACATCAGTCCAAGAGTCTTATCAAGGCGCAAATATCCCAATACCATCAATCAGAGTCCACAACAAAGAAATAgtccaaaaatatattataatcccCACAAAAAGGAAAGAGTAAAAGAGGACAAAAACTGGTTCAGTCTCTCCCACGTTCTCTTCTTAAGGATCTCTAGACCCCACCTGCAAGGCTCCAGGAAAAGGGAAAAATAATCCACAAATGATCCCCTTCCGAGAAAACATCCTTGTTCTTTGAGATTTAGGCCTCAATTCCTCAATCCAAGTACTCCTCCAAATACTGAACCGATATATCTTAAAGTCATGGCGCTGGCCCTTGTCAGAGCAAGCCGTTTTCCAGCACCTTTGTTTGTCAGCCTCTCCAAGCTCCCTCCCTCACTCCATGTGCCATCACCATTCAATGTTTGAATTGATTTAAACATCTGAAATTgaaattttttctttattttgtggcGGTGTCAAAACACTACTCACCTCTTACTGTTACCTTCTCTCTTCTGTCTTTACTGCTGACCTGACAATGGTAATTTCCGATATCTGACAGCCTGAAGTTTTTCAGTCGTAAGGACACATTTCCTTTTCTAAGCTTGTGAGTGAACAGACTCACTCTGTCCTTGAACAAAACCCCTTCAGTCACCTGCCAGTCCTTATACAGGCAAACACAAGCTGTATCAGTAGACCAGCTGATATCCAGGTCAACCGCACTGATTTCAGGAGACAAGTAACACGGAATGATCAAATCAGACCCCAAAGAAACCTCTGGTTCTTCTGATGTACTgggaacaaaaagctgaaaattcTCTgtgaggaaaagagagaaagattaaCTCATTCTTATTGTAATTGACACCAccgaaatatatgaatatataaaagatttttaaaCTTACCGTCTCTCAAGTCTTCCTTCTTGGAATTCCAAATTGAGATGAAAGCAAATACCcaaatattttttgacatttgtaagtttaatatttaaagtcttgattaaattataaaacttgtatttatttatttatttattcattaactaGTCACATATACTATTAATGTGTACACATACCTCTTGCTGGCTCTTGTTTGATTCCTTTTTATATGAAGCTTGGCTAAAAACTACACAGCaaataaagaaagagaaaaaaagagtgctatttcaaaaataaaattcatgCATTACACATAATATGAGAGACGTGTGCAAAATATGTAAAACAATCTAAATCTCCATACCGTATGTCTATATGCATATAAAGGGAGAACATTGTAATCTATGACAAGTAATAAAGATTTATAATAATGCTCTTTTAAAGTAGACACAGTATTACCCACATTATTTCTATCTATAGAGAACTTATTTGGTATCCTACAAAGTAATTTTAAAAAGACCATATGACAAAAATAATTTTGACACTTTCTAAATAACAATGCACAAATGACAGTCAATGATTTCAAGGTAGCTTACTTCTGCTTTTGGTTCCAGTACTCTTATCCTAATTTAGATCAGAacaaattaagttttattaacTGATGTAGCCTActctcaaaacacacacaatatGCATAAATAATACTGTAGGTTATTAAAGTGCACACATACCCCAGGCAGCCTGTTGTCTTGAGGGTTTTGATGTGATGGCACAACCTGTGGTGATAATTCTATGAACagaaaaatatacaataaaaaaaagtttaaaaaggtaAAAGGTaagacccaaaaatgaaattttcataGTTCTACGTGGTATGAAACTGTTTCATTAATCTGTTTCGATATACTGGCCtactattaaaacaaatattattttaaatgctagTTTTTATATATGCAATGTAAACATTAATAATTACAATGAGTAAATGATTTCCAAAACATACCGTTTCTTCCTTCCTTGTAATCCTAAATGAGATAAAATCAGATATTATCCTGTAACAGTTGTTTACACTAAATGCAAATAGATGCTATGCATCTAAAGACAATTAATATGCTATTGGTAAAGGGGAAACATACAGGGGAAAAATACTGTGATGCACTAGGAGCACCATGCCACACACCAGACATAGGTTCAAGGAAACAATCCAAAACCAATCCCCATACAggtacaatgtcaatgtcaagaATGAAAAACAAGAAACTCTCGATGTGTTGATGAGTTTTGCAGTGCAGTAAGGGCAATCGTTATTATCTCTCTGTATGTAGTATATAGCCTACTATTGAAAATATAgaccttttcttttttaaatttttcaatgtCACTTTTCAATCACACTCTTCTAACCTAAGATGAAGTCATTATGTTCATTAACAATGTgagacaaatataatgtaattcaaTGTCAAATTATATGAGTGGTACGGCAGGATTATAAACAGCACTGCTTTTCTTGTACAGTGTGCGAccttatttaaaattattcttcTGAATCTTGCAACTGACTAATATTCccttaatatttaacaataatatgCATTAACGATGTGCTGCAATGCATATATTGGTGACATACAGAATGAAATGGCCAAACGAAAGGCCTTATTTCCTTTCTTCAGTGGTTGTAATTTATCtagactttttttaatatatatatatatatatatatatatatatatatatatatatatatatatatatatatatatatatatatactgtatgtacatgcATCTCAAATGCTATGGCTATTGAATCAGGTAACAGAACGTATCTTCCAGACAGTTTTGTCCCTTTTGATCATAGAGGTTTCTGCCTCTACATTGTCATGTATATTTTATGCTATATAGTatgttatttgaaaaaaaaaatggtgtcatCTTACCACTGTTAAGAAGCGCTGGTCCTTAGAGATGGTAGAGACTGCATATGTCATCAAATAAGATTGTTAATTAGATGCTATTCACTGAAgttcattaaatgtatttattaatataggtATCTTTGGAAATGCACACAACCATATTCCTAATCCTGAGTGcagttattaattactcaccttcttCTGCCACATTTACTGTTATCTGCTGTGTTTCATTTCTACTGGAGACCCGGCACATGTAAACTCCCAGATCTGACTCTCTGAAGTCTGCCACTCTTAAGGACACATTCCCTTTCTTCAGGTCATTAATGAACAGACTCGCTCTGCCCTCATAGTCAACACCCGGTGTCATCTCTCTGTTCTTATAGGTGCAAATACAAGACCTCTCACTAAACCAAGTAATCTCCATGTCAACAGCACTAAGTGCAGGAGACAAGTGACATGACACAGTGAGAGTAGATCCCGAATTAATCTTAACTCTTTTACCACTTTCAGGAATGACAAGCTGAAAGTCATCTGTGAGGGAAAAGAGACACGG harbors:
- the LOC132140520 gene encoding butyrophilin-like protein 2, with translation MAVYVCVFNKNTSQLIFLISPCLFSLTDDFQLVIPESGKRVKINSGSTLTVSCHLSPALSAVDMEITWFSERSCICTYKNREMTPGVDYEGRASLFINDLKKGNVSLRVADFRESDLGVYMCRVSSRNETQQITVNVAEEVSTISKDQRFLTVDYKEGRNELSPQVVPSHQNPQDNRLPGFLTENFQLFVPSTSEEPEVSLGSDLIIPCYLSPEISAVDLDISWSTDTACVCLYKDWQVTEGVLFKDRVSLFTHKLRKGNVSLRLKNFRLSDIGNYHCQVSSKDRREKVTVRVRINPGVQTVSQSPIYQDRNVSSSQVISMLHEVREHNLFLHNINSSKLSCDFSNVKLDFLNLVLKESKDKLCEYRPDNNFQLAIPQTAQEAKISVGSEIIVPCHLSPEVCAIAMYIKWFKETDCVCIYKNGHVIKGRSYKDRANLDTYELGRGNVSLHLKSFSVSDVGDYYCQVICRDTTKQITIGVRIKTEVQPVSQSPTFQGQTIQLMLFELDKIWIEEETNKMDKSALMAEMNVNNEQELQDMLIKAYIEKERRLERAEQELRETKMTLRVNPHTQYFDRDKSNPFS